Proteins encoded together in one Lathyrus oleraceus cultivar Zhongwan6 chromosome 5, CAAS_Psat_ZW6_1.0, whole genome shotgun sequence window:
- the LOC127082473 gene encoding flowering-promoting factor 1-like protein 2, translating into MSGVWVFDKKGVVRLVTNPTRESFEMKPETTQPRTATATAPGARPRVLVYLPTNQVITSFSQLEQRLNELGWTRYYSNSHHHHHHHHHQCPNDIVQFHRSDASNYLLSLPRNFSSFKHFHLYDIVIQNRSFFQDDLGLMLSFNLLCLHRLKFNGKRV; encoded by the exons atGTCTGGTGTGTGGGTATTCGACAAAAAAGGCGTAGTGAGGCTCGTAACCAACCCAACAAGAGAATCATTCGAGATGAAACCAGAAACAACTCAACCAAGAACAGCCACTGCCACAGCACCAGGTGCAAGACCAAGAGTTCTTGTTTACCTTCCGACAAACCAAGTCATTACTTCCTTTTCTCAACTCGAGCAACGACTCAACGAACTCGGTTGGACTCGCTACTACTCTAACTcacatcatcatcaccatcatcatcaccatcaatGTCCTAATGACATCGTCCAGTTTCATCGTTCAGATGCTTCAAACTATCTTCTGTCTCTTCCTAGAAACTTCTCTAGCTTTAAGCATTTTCATTTGTACGATATTGTTATTCAGAATCGTTCTTTCTTTCAA GATGATTTAGGACTAATGTTATCGTTTAATCTGCTGTGTCTTCATCGTTTGAAATTCAATGGAAAACGA GTATAA